A window of Borrelia sp. A-FGy1 contains these coding sequences:
- a CDS encoding 1-acyl-sn-glycerol-3-phosphate acyltransferase: MFIKNESFNKYFKDIENEFLSQFKAIENVDCLNSSYHEANSVSRRLADKMIERLLKSNSTIVGMQNILKLYEKTQSGKSSIILMEHYSNFDFPCFQFLLNKMNYGEVADHIIPVAGVKLFKDDLFVKSLSLGYSVIFIYPPHSFIGVDTKRIRERRTFNANSMKFISDKKSSGYIILIFPTATRYREGKPETKKIISEIGNYFKIFDYFVMVGINGNILEVSSDEKMSHDIFREDTLIYNSTEVIDMLEYKNLILRELDQEGLEPTKEILSSKIADDLEKRFVVLHEEGTKIYNDLS, encoded by the coding sequence ATGTTTATAAAAAATGAGAGTTTTAATAAGTACTTTAAAGACATTGAAAATGAATTCCTTAGTCAATTTAAAGCTATTGAAAATGTAGATTGCTTAAATAGTTCTTACCATGAGGCAAATTCTGTTAGCAGGCGTTTAGCTGATAAAATGATAGAAAGACTTTTGAAGAGTAATTCTACTATTGTTGGCATGCAAAATATTTTAAAACTTTATGAAAAGACTCAATCTGGTAAGTCATCTATCATATTGATGGAACATTACAGTAATTTTGATTTTCCTTGTTTTCAGTTCTTGTTAAATAAGATGAATTATGGTGAAGTTGCAGATCATATTATTCCTGTAGCTGGTGTTAAGCTTTTTAAAGATGATTTGTTTGTTAAAAGTTTGTCTTTAGGCTATAGCGTAATATTTATTTATCCTCCTCATTCATTTATTGGGGTTGATACTAAGAGGATTAGGGAGAGAAGGACTTTTAATGCTAATTCTATGAAATTTATTTCTGATAAAAAGAGTAGTGGATATATTATTCTTATTTTTCCAACAGCTACAAGATATAGAGAGGGAAAGCCTGAAACTAAAAAAATAATTTCAGAAATAGGAAATTATTTTAAAATTTTTGATTATTTTGTAATGGTTGGTATTAATGGAAATATTCTTGAGGTTTCTTCAGATGAGAAAATGTCGCATGATATTTTTAGGGAAGATACTCTTATTTATAATTCAACAGAAGTGATAGATATGCTTGAATATAAGAATTTGATTTTGAGGGAGTTGGATCAGGAAGGACTAGAGCCTACAAAAGAAATTTTAAGTTCTAAGATTGCTGATGACTTAGAAAAACGTTTTGTTGTTCTTCATGAAGAAGGGACTAAAATATATAATGATTTGAGTTAG
- a CDS encoding peptide ABC transporter substrate-binding protein translates to KYYNASNVEINEIIFYTTNANTAYNMYINDELDFLTSIGRDKFDEARLRDDYYSHPYNAASYLSFNTTVKPLDNPKIREALTLAIDRESLNKIILKNQSDPTRNLTPPFENYSYGKELILFDPERAKQLLTEAGYPNGKDFPTLKYKISKQDGMGITAEFLQEQFKKILNINLEIESEEWTTFLNSRKMGNYQISDMGWSGDYLDPLTFLESLFITENHTFGAFGYSNKEYDSLIKQSDLEQDPIKRQDILRKAEEIIIEKDFPVAPITIPKSYYLFRNDRWKTFSTSTEIAYLKELKPTKKLSKI, encoded by the coding sequence AAATACTACAATGCTAGCAATGTTGAAATAAATGAAATTATTTTTTATACAACAAATGCAAATACTGCTTATAATATGTATATAAATGATGAACTTGACTTCCTTACATCAATAGGAAGAGATAAGTTTGATGAAGCTAGACTTAGAGATGATTACTACTCTCATCCCTACAATGCCGCAAGTTACTTATCATTTAATACCACTGTTAAACCACTTGATAATCCAAAGATTAGAGAAGCCCTAACTCTTGCTATTGATAGAGAATCATTAAATAAGATAATTCTAAAAAATCAATCAGACCCAACAAGAAACTTAACTCCACCTTTTGAAAATTATTCTTATGGCAAAGAACTTATACTATTTGATCCTGAAAGAGCTAAACAACTATTAACTGAGGCTGGCTATCCTAACGGTAAGGACTTCCCTACTCTTAAATACAAAATTTCAAAGCAGGATGGAATGGGAATAACAGCAGAGTTTTTACAAGAACAATTTAAAAAAATATTAAACATTAACTTAGAAATTGAATCTGAAGAGTGGACCACATTCTTAAACAGTAGAAAAATGGGCAACTATCAAATTTCAGACATGGGATGGTCAGGTGATTATTTAGATCCACTAACATTTCTTGAAAGTCTGTTTATAACAGAAAATCACACTTTTGGTGCATTTGGTTATTCAAACAAAGAATATGACTCTTTAATAAAACAATCTGACCTTGAACAAGATCCAATTAAAAGACAAGATATCTTAAGAAAAGCCGAAGAAATCATAATAGAAAAAGACTTCCCTGTTGCCCCTATTACAATACCTAAATCATATTATCTCTTCAGAAATGATAGATGGAAAACCTTTTCAACTTCAACAGAAATAGCCTATCTAAAAGAATTAAAACCAACTAAAAAGCTAAGCAAAATTTAA
- a CDS encoding ABC transporter permease: MLRFTIQKLLETIPTLIVIIFLCFLIMRLAPGNPFDSEKPIDPQVKEKLMQKYHLDKPFYLQAYYYITNVLKGDLGPSLKKKDLSVNQYIKLGMPKSFIIGIITLMLSLILGILFGTISAIKKNTRIDYIIRVIAIFGISVPTFVTGPILQYFLSVKLGIFYTSGWITERGGLTNLVMPIITLSLPYTAIFTRILRGSMLEILNSDFVRTARAKGLSFNVIIRKHVLIGAILPLISYMGPIFAGIISGSMVIEQIFRIAGLGMVTVESSLNRDYPLLMGSVLAYSTILLVSILVSDIAYKRLDPRV, translated from the coding sequence ATGCTAAGATTCACCATACAAAAACTATTAGAAACAATCCCAACTCTAATAGTAATAATTTTTTTATGCTTTTTAATAATGAGACTTGCTCCTGGGAATCCATTTGATTCTGAAAAACCTATCGATCCTCAGGTAAAAGAAAAATTAATGCAAAAATATCATCTTGACAAACCTTTTTATCTTCAAGCTTACTACTACATCACAAATGTTTTAAAAGGAGATTTAGGTCCGTCATTAAAAAAGAAAGATTTAAGTGTAAATCAATATATAAAATTAGGAATGCCTAAATCATTTATAATTGGAATAATAACCTTAATGCTGTCTCTGATACTTGGAATTTTATTTGGAACAATCTCCGCTATTAAAAAAAATACTCGCATTGATTATATAATAAGAGTAATAGCAATATTTGGAATTTCTGTGCCTACTTTTGTCACTGGCCCCATTTTACAATATTTTTTATCCGTCAAATTAGGAATATTTTATACCTCTGGCTGGATTACAGAACGCGGTGGTCTTACAAATTTAGTTATGCCAATAATAACACTCAGTTTGCCATATACAGCTATCTTTACAAGAATACTTAGAGGTTCTATGTTAGAGATATTAAATAGCGATTTTGTAAGAACAGCAAGAGCTAAAGGCTTAAGCTTTAATGTAATAATTAGGAAACATGTATTAATAGGAGCCATACTTCCTCTAATAAGTTACATGGGACCTATTTTTGCTGGAATAATTTCCGGTAGTATGGTTATCGAACAAATATTTAGAATAGCAGGATTAGGTATGGTTACAGTAGAATCATCACTAAATAGAGACTATCCACTACTAATGGGCTCCGTCTTAGCCTATTCAACCATACTGCTAGTGTCCATTTTAGTATCAGATATTGCTTACAAAAGACTTGACCCAAGAGTATAG
- a CDS encoding ABC transporter permease has protein sequence MSNYEQKNISFESHTSNKRAWLRFKENKLAFISIFIIGFYIVIAILQPILPIYKYYTQVVEHADLPPSFRHAGELWYNKELNFIKKLAKKEKRELKEEEKAKLEKIKERIETEVQKIDGIDTKIHKRIYILGTDSLGRDLLARIIQGSQISISVGFIGAFISMIIGTIIGAIAGFFGGISDKIITKIIEILYVLPSLLVIITLMTVMERNIIGLFIAISIISWLSLARIVRGQIQSLSKSEFIQVARTLGATNKRMISNHLIPNSLGMIAIITTMNVPGFIMVESFLSFLGLGISAPMTSWGELVKNGIPTFIEYPWKIFIPATVMTIFLLFMNFLGDGLRDAFDPKDNL, from the coding sequence ATGAGCAACTACGAACAAAAAAACATCTCATTTGAATCTCATACATCTAATAAAAGAGCTTGGTTAAGATTTAAAGAAAATAAGCTTGCATTCATAAGCATATTTATTATTGGATTTTACATAGTAATTGCAATATTACAACCAATCTTACCAATATACAAATATTACACTCAAGTGGTCGAACATGCAGATCTCCCTCCATCTTTTAGGCATGCTGGAGAATTATGGTACAATAAAGAACTTAATTTCATAAAAAAATTAGCAAAAAAAGAAAAACGAGAACTCAAAGAAGAAGAAAAGGCTAAACTAGAAAAAATAAAAGAAAGAATAGAAACAGAAGTTCAAAAAATTGACGGTATAGATACTAAAATACACAAAAGAATATACATATTAGGAACAGACAGCCTTGGAAGAGACCTACTTGCAAGAATAATACAAGGAAGTCAAATATCAATATCTGTGGGGTTCATTGGGGCATTCATATCAATGATAATAGGAACAATAATAGGGGCAATAGCAGGTTTTTTTGGTGGTATTTCAGATAAAATAATAACTAAAATAATAGAAATCCTTTATGTTTTGCCATCTCTACTTGTCATAATAACATTAATGACTGTTATGGAAAGAAACATAATAGGATTATTTATTGCAATTAGCATTATTTCATGGCTATCACTTGCCAGAATAGTTAGAGGACAAATACAATCACTTTCAAAATCTGAATTTATACAAGTAGCTAGGACATTAGGAGCAACAAATAAGAGAATGATATCTAATCATTTAATCCCCAATAGCCTTGGTATGATAGCAATAATTACAACAATGAATGTTCCAGGGTTTATTATGGTTGAATCATTTTTATCTTTTCTAGGACTTGGAATATCAGCACCAATGACCAGTTGGGGAGAGTTAGTAAAAAATGGAATTCCTACATTTATTGAATATCCATGGAAAATCTTTATTCCTGCAACAGTCATGACAATATTCTTACTATTTATGAATTTTCTAGGCGACGGATTAAGAGATGCATTTGATCCGAAGGATAACCTTTAG
- a CDS encoding ABC transporter ATP-binding protein, whose product MKEDYILEIKNLAIEFKLKHTTIYPVNNINLKMKRGEIRAIVGESGSGKSVTSMAILKLLPEMTTVYKEGEILFEGKDLLKLSEKELQSIRGNKIAMVFQDPMTSLNPYLRISTQIEETIMLHQKLDKYTAKKKAIEMLKTVGVMNAEERISHYPHQFSGGMRQRVMIAMALSCRPSLLIADEPTTALDVTIQEQILLLIKSLSKKFNTSTILITHDLAVVAEICDTVSVMYQGKFVEEGTVIEIFKNPKHPYTIGLLKSILTLDQNPNEKLYSIKLNSIASSTNNIEEL is encoded by the coding sequence ATGAAAGAAGATTACATATTGGAGATCAAAAACTTAGCAATTGAGTTTAAGTTAAAGCACACAACAATATACCCTGTAAACAACATAAACTTAAAAATGAAAAGAGGAGAAATTAGAGCTATTGTAGGAGAGTCTGGTAGCGGAAAATCTGTTACAAGCATGGCCATACTAAAGCTACTGCCTGAAATGACAACAGTATACAAAGAAGGTGAAATACTATTTGAAGGAAAAGATTTGCTTAAACTTAGCGAAAAAGAACTCCAAAGTATTAGAGGCAATAAAATAGCCATGGTATTTCAAGATCCAATGACTTCTTTAAATCCATACTTAAGAATATCAACACAAATTGAAGAAACAATAATGTTGCATCAAAAACTAGACAAATATACAGCAAAGAAAAAGGCAATAGAAATGCTAAAAACTGTTGGTGTTATGAATGCAGAAGAGAGAATATCACATTATCCTCATCAATTTTCAGGAGGAATGAGACAAAGAGTTATGATCGCAATGGCTTTAAGTTGTCGTCCCTCTTTATTAATAGCAGATGAACCTACTACAGCCCTTGATGTTACAATTCAAGAACAAATACTATTACTCATTAAAAGTTTATCTAAAAAATTCAATACTTCAACAATACTAATAACTCATGATTTAGCAGTAGTTGCAGAAATTTGCGATACGGTATCTGTAATGTACCAAGGTAAATTTGTTGAAGAAGGAACAGTAATAGAAATATTTAAAAACCCTAAACATCCATATACAATCGGACTTTTAAAATCAATACTTACTCTGGATCAAAATCCAAATGAGAAACTTTACTCAATTAAATTAAACTCTATCGCATCAAGTACAAATAATATTGAGGAGCTTTAA
- a CDS encoding ATP-binding cassette domain-containing protein, whose translation MNSEKDIILKVENLVQTFTIGEDFLFWKNKRKINAVNGISFEVERNKTLGLVGESGCGKSTTLRSIMQLYTPTSGSIYFNGKDITKLPKRELLKTKKDMQMVFQDPHTSLNPRMTIKEIIAEPLVIYNENKILPKTKQEIDKRVNELMDITELEKSMLSRYPHEFSGGQRQRIGIARALALSPKLLLLDEAVSALDVSIRAQILNLLKTLQRELNLSYLFISHDLAVVKYMSDKIAVMYLGVILEVAPRDILFSNPIHPYTKTLIASIPEIDPEKRKNKTIKLDEPSLSSIRNTNSTKESIALEEIEKDHFVSKYLFDEMNNLINK comes from the coding sequence ATGAATAGTGAGAAAGACATAATTCTTAAAGTAGAAAACTTAGTACAAACATTTACAATTGGAGAAGACTTTTTATTTTGGAAAAATAAGCGCAAGATAAATGCTGTAAATGGCATCAGTTTTGAAGTTGAGCGTAATAAAACATTAGGACTCGTTGGAGAATCTGGATGCGGAAAATCAACAACTCTCAGATCAATAATGCAACTCTACACACCAACATCTGGTAGCATATATTTTAATGGAAAAGATATCACCAAACTTCCCAAAAGAGAACTTTTGAAGACAAAAAAAGACATGCAAATGGTATTTCAAGACCCTCATACTTCTCTTAACCCAAGGATGACAATAAAAGAAATAATAGCAGAGCCACTAGTTATTTATAATGAAAACAAAATTCTTCCAAAAACAAAACAAGAAATAGATAAGAGAGTAAATGAACTAATGGATATTACCGAACTTGAAAAAAGTATGCTATCTAGGTATCCACACGAATTTTCAGGAGGGCAAAGACAAAGAATAGGAATAGCAAGAGCACTAGCATTAAGTCCTAAGCTTTTACTACTAGATGAAGCCGTATCGGCTTTAGATGTATCAATAAGAGCGCAAATTTTAAATTTACTTAAAACTCTACAAAGAGAATTAAATTTATCTTATCTCTTTATCTCCCATGACCTAGCAGTAGTAAAATACATGAGTGACAAAATTGCTGTAATGTATTTGGGAGTCATATTAGAAGTTGCACCTAGAGATATACTATTTTCAAATCCTATCCATCCATATACCAAAACGCTAATAGCATCCATTCCTGAGATTGATCCCGAAAAAAGAAAAAATAAAACCATAAAACTTGATGAGCCATCATTATCAAGTATTCGAAATACAAATTCAACAAAAGAGAGCATAGCCCTTGAGGAAATAGAAAAAGATCACTTTGTATCTAAATATCTTTTTGATGAAATGAACAACTTAATAAATAAATAA
- the eno gene encoding phosphopyruvate hydratase, protein MGFHIYEIKARQIIDSRGNPTVEADVILEDGSLGRAAVPSGASTGINEAVELRDGNKSVYMGKGVLKAVENITNIISPELEGMSALNQVEIDRKMLELDGTPTKSKLGANAILAVSMATAKAAAAYVGLKVYQYLGAYKANILPTPMCNIINGGAHSDNSVDFQEFMIMPVGAKTFSDAIRMSAEVFHILKGILSKKGYSTSVGDEGGFAPNLKSNEEACEIIMEAIKEAGYKPGEEIAIALDPATSELYDSKTKKYVFKWSTKEELTSEEMVKYWEKWVEKYPIISIEDGMAEEDWDGWKKLTDKIGNKVQLVGDDLFVTNTSFLKKGIEMKVANSILVKVNQIGTLTETFEAVEMAKKAGYTAIVSHRSGETEDTTIADLVVALGVGQIKTGSLSRTDRIAKYNQLLRIEEELGSIAEYHGKDVFYSIK, encoded by the coding sequence ATGGGCTTTCATATTTATGAAATAAAAGCTAGGCAAATAATTGATTCTAGAGGAAATCCAACAGTTGAAGCAGATGTAATACTTGAAGATGGTTCTCTTGGTAGAGCAGCTGTTCCATCAGGCGCTTCAACAGGAATAAATGAGGCTGTTGAATTACGAGACGGCAATAAATCTGTTTATATGGGTAAAGGAGTACTCAAGGCAGTTGAAAATATAACAAATATTATATCTCCAGAACTTGAAGGAATGAGTGCTTTAAATCAAGTTGAAATCGACAGAAAAATGCTTGAGCTTGACGGTACACCTACTAAATCAAAACTTGGCGCTAATGCTATACTTGCTGTCTCAATGGCCACAGCTAAAGCAGCAGCTGCTTATGTTGGACTTAAGGTTTACCAATACCTTGGAGCCTATAAGGCTAATATTTTACCTACGCCCATGTGTAACATTATTAACGGCGGAGCTCACTCTGATAATTCTGTAGATTTTCAAGAATTTATGATAATGCCAGTTGGAGCAAAAACTTTTAGTGATGCAATAAGAATGTCAGCAGAAGTTTTTCATATCCTTAAGGGCATTTTAAGCAAAAAAGGTTATTCAACCTCTGTAGGAGACGAGGGCGGATTTGCTCCAAACTTAAAATCAAACGAAGAAGCTTGTGAAATTATCATGGAAGCCATAAAAGAAGCAGGATATAAGCCTGGTGAAGAGATCGCAATTGCTCTTGATCCTGCCACATCTGAGCTTTACGATTCAAAGACAAAAAAATATGTATTTAAATGGTCAACCAAGGAAGAACTTACTTCTGAAGAAATGGTTAAATATTGGGAAAAATGGGTAGAAAAATATCCTATTATATCAATTGAAGATGGAATGGCTGAAGAAGATTGGGATGGATGGAAAAAACTCACAGATAAGATAGGAAATAAAGTTCAACTTGTTGGAGACGACTTATTTGTAACAAATACATCCTTTCTTAAAAAGGGAATTGAAATGAAAGTAGCAAATTCAATTCTTGTTAAAGTAAATCAAATTGGGACATTGACTGAGACCTTTGAAGCTGTTGAAATGGCAAAAAAAGCAGGGTATACTGCAATAGTTTCACATCGTTCAGGAGAGACAGAAGATACAACAATAGCTGATCTTGTTGTTGCACTTGGAGTAGGGCAGATTAAAACAGGCTCTTTATCAAGAACAGACAGGATAGCTAAGTATAACCAACTTTTAAGAATAGAAGAAGAACTAGGCAGCATTGCTGAATATCATGGTAAAGATGTTTTTTATTCCATTAAGTAA
- the rpsI gene encoding 30S ribosomal protein S9, translated as MTKINVKGINLAMGTGRRKSSVARVYIREGRGEIKINGKNFDSYIQLENLRTLALAPLVLTNTLRKYDIYVNVYGGGISGQVGAIRHGIARALFELDEENKIVLKSNGLLTRDSRRVERKKFGRKKARKSFQFSKR; from the coding sequence ATGACAAAAATAAATGTTAAAGGTATTAATTTAGCAATGGGTACTGGGAGGCGAAAATCTTCTGTTGCTAGGGTCTACATTAGAGAGGGGAGAGGCGAAATTAAGATTAATGGTAAAAATTTTGATTCTTATATACAACTTGAAAATTTAAGGACCCTTGCTTTAGCGCCATTAGTTTTAACAAATACTCTTAGAAAGTATGATATTTATGTAAATGTTTATGGAGGAGGTATTTCTGGCCAGGTTGGTGCTATTAGGCATGGGATTGCAAGGGCTCTTTTTGAGCTTGATGAGGAAAATAAAATAGTTCTTAAATCTAATGGGCTTTTAACAAGAGATTCAAGAAGAGTTGAGCGCAAGAAATTTGGCAGAAAGAAAGCTAGAAAAAGCTTTCAATTTTCAAAAAGATGA
- the rplM gene encoding 50S ribosomal protein L13: MNRVTDNSTIWIKPKYVEKKWYVIDAKDKILGRIAAKVVRILRGKHKAYYAPHQDLGDNVIIVNAAKIKLTGKKYSQKIYYRHSRYPGGLYSDTFRTLSERNPAAPIEIAIKGMLPKGPLGRELFRNIRVFSGPEHNLKAQNPYKLELD, from the coding sequence ATGAATAGAGTAACTGATAATAGTACAATATGGATTAAGCCAAAGTATGTAGAGAAAAAATGGTATGTTATTGATGCTAAGGATAAGATTCTTGGTAGGATTGCTGCGAAAGTGGTTAGAATTTTGAGAGGTAAGCATAAGGCTTATTATGCTCCTCATCAAGATTTAGGTGATAATGTTATAATTGTTAATGCTGCAAAGATTAAGCTTACAGGTAAAAAATATTCTCAGAAAATTTACTATAGACATTCAAGATATCCGGGGGGTCTTTATTCTGATACTTTTAGAACTTTGTCTGAGAGAAATCCGGCAGCTCCTATTGAAATAGCTATTAAAGGTATGTTACCAAAGGGACCTTTGGGACGTGAGCTTTTTAGAAATATTAGAGTTTTTTCTGGTCCTGAGCATAATCTTAAGGCACAAAATCCTTATAAGTTAGAGTTGGATTGA
- the gatB gene encoding Asp-tRNA(Asn)/Glu-tRNA(Gln) amidotransferase subunit GatB yields the protein MEYKLIIGLEVHVQLRLKTKAFCSCKNDFGGIPNSRTCPTCLGLPGALPTVNKELINSAILAGHATHSKIRNIVKFDRKHYSYPDLPKGYQISQNDEPICENGFILIKGFSGFKKINIVRIHMEEDSGKSLHLLGSDNRSYIDFNRSGAPLLEIVSAPEINSGDEAVAYLNYLREIFRYLDLSDCNMENGSFRCDVNINLFINENGIENKTPIAEIKNLNSFKSVKLAIDYEEIRQKKEWILNRKTFKDEGKHTRGFDDKKGITVMQRSKETIEDYRYIKEPDLPLVKVDDDYIESIKDSRMIELPFDARIRLKKQYGLSEFDVNTLTSDKNLVRYFEEAALNASDPKRIANWILSEVLSVLNDREINILNFSISPSYIRELVELIVSERVNGKIAKEIFVEMIDKNVSPSIIVSEKNLEQINDKSLIEAVVIEVLKEFPKSVELYRKGKSHALKFMMGQIMKKTSGKVNPVLANEILMDRLKNV from the coding sequence ATGGAATATAAATTGATTATTGGGTTAGAAGTTCATGTACAGTTGAGGCTTAAAACAAAGGCTTTTTGTAGTTGTAAAAATGATTTTGGTGGGATTCCAAATTCGCGTACTTGTCCTACATGTCTTGGATTACCTGGAGCATTGCCTACGGTTAATAAAGAATTAATTAATAGTGCAATTTTGGCTGGCCATGCTACACATTCTAAAATCCGGAATATTGTTAAGTTTGATAGAAAGCATTATTCTTATCCTGACTTACCTAAGGGTTACCAAATATCTCAAAATGATGAACCAATATGTGAGAATGGATTTATTCTTATTAAAGGTTTTTCAGGATTTAAAAAAATTAATATTGTTAGGATACATATGGAAGAGGATTCTGGTAAGAGTTTACACTTACTTGGGAGTGATAATAGAAGTTATATTGATTTTAATCGTTCAGGTGCTCCATTATTAGAAATTGTCTCTGCTCCAGAAATTAACAGTGGAGATGAAGCTGTGGCTTATTTAAATTATTTAAGGGAAATTTTTAGATATCTTGATTTATCTGATTGTAATATGGAAAATGGTTCTTTTCGTTGTGATGTTAACATTAATTTATTTATTAATGAGAATGGTATTGAGAATAAGACTCCAATTGCTGAAATAAAAAATTTAAATTCTTTTAAGTCGGTAAAATTGGCAATTGATTATGAAGAAATAAGACAAAAAAAGGAATGGATTTTGAATAGAAAAACTTTTAAGGATGAAGGCAAACATACGAGAGGTTTTGATGATAAGAAAGGTATTACAGTGATGCAAAGAAGTAAAGAAACAATTGAGGATTATAGATATATTAAAGAACCGGATTTGCCTTTAGTGAAAGTAGATGATGATTATATTGAAAGTATAAAGGATAGTAGAATGATTGAATTGCCCTTTGATGCAAGAATTAGATTAAAGAAGCAATATGGTCTTAGTGAGTTTGATGTTAATACCTTAACTTCTGATAAAAACTTGGTTAGATATTTTGAAGAAGCGGCATTAAATGCAAGTGATCCCAAAAGAATAGCTAATTGGATTTTATCTGAAGTGTTGAGCGTACTTAATGATCGAGAAATAAATATACTTAATTTTAGCATAAGCCCATCATATATTAGAGAACTTGTTGAACTTATTGTTAGTGAGAGAGTAAATGGAAAGATTGCTAAAGAAATATTTGTAGAGATGATAGATAAAAATGTTTCTCCTTCTATAATTGTTAGTGAGAAAAATTTAGAACAGATAAATGATAAATCTTTGATTGAGGCAGTTGTGATTGAAGTTTTAAAGGAATTTCCTAAATCTGTTGAACTTTACAGAAAGGGTAAAAGTCATGCATTGAAATTTATGATGGGACAAATTATGAAAAAAACTTCAGGAAAAGTTAATCCTGTACTTGCGAATGAAATTCTAATGGATAGATTAAAGAATGTGTAG